GATTGTAATGTTTGGCACAAATCGCCCATCCATAACATCCACATGAATCCAGTCAGCCCCTGCCTTATCTACTGCACGAATTTCATCTCCCAATCGGCTAAAATCGGCAGATAAGATGGAAGGAGCAATCACAACAGACTTAGGGGATGCGCCAGTAGCTTGAGTCATGGTAGCCAGATATCCTCTATATAAGCGTCGGGTTAAGTATATTAAGTGTCAGGCTGAGAATTTGATAGAGCTAGTGCTAAGTTGCGCTAACTTGGTGAAGGTTTCGCCATAGGATGTCGTAATCAGTTTAACAAAAGTTTGTACCGAATTGTTTCCCTACTATGTACTCTTCTCAGAATCGTAGCCTTATAGCATTGATAACCATTGCTGGCCTTGGCACAGTTAACGCTATTTGGTTGCCTCTGGCAACAGCTAATAGTTCGATTCGACGGTCTAGCTCAATCGGCGAGGCTGGGATCAATGCTCTCGTGTTGCACCAGGAACCCTATAACTTGCGGGGACGTAAGATTGCGATTGGTCAAGTTGAGATTGGACGGCCTGGACGATTTGGGGTTGATAAGACCACTGCTCCTCGACAGAACCGTTCTGTTTCCGTAGAGCGAGTTTTTTTCCGAGATGCACCTCCTAAAGTTGGGGCTAACCTGGACTCCCATGCTCAAAATGTCGCTAGCATTATGATTAGCAACAGCAAAGAAGCCCCCGGTGTAGCCCCAGCCGCTAGACTTTATGCTTCAGCAGTGGGTACGTTGCGGCGTAGCGGACAACCAGAGGAATGCTTGGCCTCTCAGCATGTAGCGCTGCAAAATGGTGGAGATGTTCGAGCAATTAACTTTAGCTTTGGTGAGTCCTTGCGAGAAGACCCGCGAGAAGGTGCTCTGCTGGATGGTAATGCTCTACTAACGCAATGTGTAGACTGGTCTAGCCGAGTGCATAATGTGCTGTACGTGGTTGCTGGTAACCAAGGGAAAGGCGGTATCCCTATCCCTACGGATAATTACAACGGCATTAATGTTGCCTATACAACCCGTGTCAATGGTGTATTCAGCCGGGTTGACATTGCGAACTTGGGTGATCCTGCGGCGGGCATTCCTGATCGGATTATAGGTCGAGAAGCCAACCTTGGTGCTCGACGAGCGATCGGCTTGTTAGCTCCTGGCAACGCTATTACTGTTATTAATCCCGATGGTCGGCTTACGGAAACTAGCGGCACTAGCTTTGCAACCCCCCATGTGACTGCAACTGTTGCTCTGCTTCAGGAGTTTGGCGATCGTCAGCTTAGCAAGCGCCAACCCAACTGGACTGTGGATGCTCGCCGTCATGAAGTGATGAAGGCTGTGCTTCTCAATGCAGCCGACAAGCTGATGGATGCTGGTAATGGGTTGGCTCTGGGAATGCAGCGCACTGTGGTTGATCGCAGTGGACGCACATGGTTAGAATCTGATGCCTACCGTGATCCCAACATTCCCCTCAATATTCAGATGGGAACAGGTCATCTCAATGCCTTTCGAGCTTATCAACAGTTTAGTGCTGGACAATGGCAGTCTGACAGTCTTGCACCAGCGATCGGCTGGGACTATAGCGTAGTTTCTGCTGCTAACACTGCTACGGAACCACAATTTCGAGACTACGTGCTCAAACAGCCCCTGCAAAAAGGCAGCTATATTTCTGTGACCCTAGCGTGGAATCGCCAAGTGGACTTAATTGATACCAATGGC
This Cyanobacteriota bacterium DNA region includes the following protein-coding sequences:
- a CDS encoding ribulose-phosphate 3-epimerase, whose amino-acid sequence is MTQATGASPKSVVIAPSILSADFSRLGDEIRAVDKAGADWIHVDVMDGRFVPNITI
- a CDS encoding S8 family serine peptidase is translated as MYSSQNRSLIALITIAGLGTVNAIWLPLATANSSIRRSSSIGEAGINALVLHQEPYNLRGRKIAIGQVEIGRPGRFGVDKTTAPRQNRSVSVERVFFRDAPPKVGANLDSHAQNVASIMISNSKEAPGVAPAARLYASAVGTLRRSGQPEECLASQHVALQNGGDVRAINFSFGESLREDPREGALLDGNALLTQCVDWSSRVHNVLYVVAGNQGKGGIPIPTDNYNGINVAYTTRVNGVFSRVDIANLGDPAAGIPDRIIGREANLGARRAIGLLAPGNAITVINPDGRLTETSGTSFATPHVTATVALLQEFGDRQLSKRQPNWTVDARRHEVMKAVLLNAADKLMDAGNGLALGMQRTVVDRSGRTWLESDAYRDPNIPLNIQMGTGHLNAFRAYQQFSAGQWQSDSLAPAIGWDYSVVSAANTATEPQFRDYVLKQPLQKGSYISVTLAWNRQVDLIDTNGNQQYDLGESFRDRGLNNLNLYLMRIDDTSNSQAIWASTSDVDSVEHLFYQIPATGRYKIRVQYQTQVNDATQPYGIAWWSVPSQ